From the genome of Labedella gwakjiensis:
CGTGCGCACCTCCGGCAGCATCGCGATCACCCCGGTCGCGAACGCGTGCACGCCACCCACGTCGGTGGCGCGGATGAGCACCATCGCGTCGTGCTCGCCCGTCGTGATGACGCAGTACTCCACGTCGGGCATCTCCACGACCTTCTCGCGGAACGAGACCCACGACTGCGGCAGCACCGTCACGAAGACGAGCGCGCAGATCGACAGGCCGGCCTTCGCCGGATCCACCCGCGCGGAGAACCCCGTGATCACGCCGTCGCGCACGAGCGCCTCGACGCGGCTGTACGCGCTGGCCCGCGAGATGCCCACCTGATCCGCGAGCGCAGCGATCGAGATGCGACCGTTATCACGCAGCACGGTGAGAATCTTGTAGCTCACGTCGTCGAGAGCGGCACTTCGTCCAGTCGAGGCTCCGCTATCCGAGGGTTTGATGGACATTCTGTTCTCCGATCGGAGGATCGACACGGCTGTGTGCTGAGGGCGTCTGGGATGGCTGGACAGATCGTCGCCGTCCGTGCCAATCTGATCACGGTCGTCCACAGCACTCAAGACGCAAATTCCCGATTCGTCCTCTCTCGCCCCCCCCTGGAGTCCCCATGATCGCTCCGCGCCGCCTCGCCCCCATCGCCCTCGGCACCGCCGCCCTCTTCGCCCTCGCCGGCTGCTCCGGAGGCAACTCCGCGAACACCGACGACGGCCCCTCGAGCGGCGGGTCCCTCGTCATCGACACGGCGTTCTCGATCGAGACGACCGACCCGGGCCACACCTACGACCCCACGGGCAACATGGTCGCGAAGGCGCTCTACGAGACACTCGTCGACTTCGAGGGCTCCGACGTCACGACGCCCGTCCCCGGACTTGCCTCGTGGGAGCAGAACGACGACGCGACCGAGTTCACCTTCACGCTCGAGGACGGCCGCACGTTCTCCGACGGCAGCGAGATCACCGCCGACGACGTGGTCTTCTCGCTCCAGCGCATCCAGGGCATGGTCGACGCCAAGCCGAACTTCCTGCTCGCCGGCCTCACGATCGAGAAGACGGACGACAGCACCGTCACCATCACGAGCGAGACGCCGATCCTGCAGCTCCCCGCGATCCTCGCGAACCCCGCCCTCGGCATCGTGAACGCCGACGTGGTGGAAGAGAACGGCGGCACCACCGACGGCTCCGACTCCGCGCAGTCCTTCCTCGACGGCGAGTCCGCCGGCTCCGGCCCCTTCGTGCTCGACACGCTCGACCTCACGTCGCAGGTCGTCCTCACGAAGAACCCGGAGTACACGGGCGACGAGGAGCCCGCATACGACCGCGTCGTCATCCGCAACGTGACCGAGAGCGCCACGCAGCTCATCAACCTCCAAGGCGGCGACACGATGGTCGCGATGGACCTCAACGGCGACCAGGTCGAGGGCCTCGACGACGGCTTCACCGTCGACTCCGTTCCCTCCGGTCAGACGATCTTCCTCCTGCTCAACCAGTCGGCCGACGTCGCGGGTGACCTCGCGAACGTCGACATCGCCGAGGCCGTGCGTTACGGCCTCGACTACGACGCACTCCTCGAGCTCGCCGGCGCCGGCGCCACCCAGGCGACGGGCGTCATCCCCACGGGCTTCGAGGGCGCGCTCGGCGAGGGCGTCACGCAGGACCTCGACCGCGCGAAGGCGGCCCTCGAGGCCTCCGGCTACGACGGCCAGACACTCCGCCTGCAGTTCCCGAACGACTACCCCGTCGGCGGCGTCGAGTTCACCCCGCTCGCGGAGCGCATCCAGTCGCAGCTCGCGGAGATCGGCCTGAACGTCGAACTCGCGCCCGCACCGTTCGCCACCGAACTCGACGCCTACGTGAACGGCACCGAGGGCTTCGGCCTCTGGTTCTGGGGACCGGACTACGCGGACTCCGCGAACTTCCTCCCGTTCGCTCCCGGACTGAAGGTCGGCCTGCGCGCCGGCTGGGACGCCGCCGCGAACCCGGAGATCGCCGACCTCGCCGCCTCCGCCGCGAGCGCGACGGATGTCGACGAGCGCACCGCCGACTTCACCGCCTTCGCCGAGGCGATGCAGGAGGAGGGCCCCTTCGTGCCGCTCATCGTCCCCGGCCGCAACATCGCCACCGCCGACTCCGTGACCGGCGCGGTCTACAACTCGGTGTGGGACGTCGACATCGCCGAGATCACGCCAGCCGGCTGATCGCGTGACCACCACGACACCACGACTCCGGGCGAGGGCGAGGTCCCCCCTCGCCCGGTACCTCCTCCGACGGGCGGGCACCTCCGTTCTGCTGCTCATCGGCGTGACGATCGTCACGTTCACGCTGACGAACCTCGTGCCGGGCGACCCGGTCTCCGCTGCTCTCGGTGAGGGCGCGGCGCAGAACCCGGAGACCCGCGAGGCCTTCATCAAGGCGCAGGGTCTCGACCAGCCCTTCTTCGTGCAGTACGTGGTCTACATGGGGAATCTCCTGCGCGGCGACCTCGGCACGTCGCTCGTCACGGGTCGCGCCGTCACCGCCGACCTCTCGTCCGCGGTGCCCGCGACCGTCGAGATCGCACTCGCGGCGATCATCGTGAGCCTCGCGGTGAGCATCGTGCTCGGAACCCTCGCCGCGTACCGCCGCGGACTCGTCGCCGACCAGGTGGTGCGCGTCGTCACCCTCGTCGGTCTCAGCGTCCCGACGTTCTGGCTCGCCCTCGTGAGCTTCTACCTCTTCTTCCTGCAGCTGCGCATCGCCCCCGGCTCCGGCCGCATCTCGGCGTCGATCACACCGCCGCCGCCCGTCACGGGCATGTACACGATCGACTACCTCCTGAACGGCGACGGCGTGGGATTCGTGGATGCCGCGGCCCACCTCGCCCTGCCCGTCATGGTGCTCTCGCTCGTGACGATCGGTCTCCTCACGCGCTTCATCCGCACCTCGGTGCTCGAGGTGCTCGCGAGCGACTACGTGCGCGCGGCCCGCGCGAAAGGTCTCAGCGGACTCCGCGTCGTGCTCGACTACGTGCTCCGCGGCGCCTCGCTGCCGATCCTCACGATCGTCGGCGTCGCGTTCGGTGCGCTCCTCTCCGGAACGGTCCTCGTCGAATCCGTCTTCTCCTGGCCGGGCCTCGGCACCTACGCCTACAACTCAGCGCGGAACCTCGACCTGCCCGGCATCATGGGCGTCGGCCTCGTGGTGGGCGTCATCTACCTCGTCATCAACTTCGTCGTCGACCTCCTCTACGGTGTGCTCGACCCGCGGGTGAGGCTCGCATGAGCGCGCGGCTCCCTGCACAGCGTCCCGGCGACGCTCTCGCCGCGGGCGGATGGCGCACGCGGCTGCGCTGGCCGCGCGCGTGGCGCTCGCCCCTCGGCATCATCGGCGCCGTCATCGCGCTCGCGTGGATCGTCGTGGCGTTCACGGCCTCCTGGTGGGTGCCGTTCGACCCACTCGCGCAGAACCTCCCCCGACTCCAGGAGCCGGGGATCGACACTCTCCTCGGAACCGACGGCAACGGACGAGACATCTTCTCGCGCCTCATGACGGGAGCGACGGTCACCATCCCGCTGGCGCTCATGCTCGTGGTCGCCGCCATGGTGATCGGGACGATCATGGGCGCGGTCGCCGGCTACGTCGGGAAATGGGTCGACGAGACGCTCATGCGCCTCACCGACCTCGTCATGGCGTTCCCCACCGTGATCCTCGCGATGGTCATCGCCGCGTCGCTCGGCCCGTCGCTCTTCAACGCGGTCATCGCCGCGATCGTCGTCTCGTGGCCGCAGTACGCGCGCGTCACCCGCAGCCTCGTGCTCGGACTGCGCGGCCAGAACTACGTGATCGCGGGACGGCTGCTCGGGCGCTCCCCGATCAAGAGCCTGCTCGTCGACATCCTCCCGAACATCGTCGGACCGATGCTCGTGCTCGCGACGCTCGACATCGGCGCCGCGATCCTCCTGCTCTCGGGCCTGTCGTTCCTCGGCCTCGGCGCCCAGCCGCCGACCGCGGAGTGGGGCTCGATGATCTCCTCGGCGATCCAGAACTTCGACGCGTGGTGGCTCGGCGTCTTCCCGGGACTCGCGATCCTCACGGTCGTCGCGGCGTTCAACTTCCTCGGCGACGCCTTGCGCGACGTGCTCGACCCCACGGCGGAGGTCGCTCGCGAGAACCAGGCAGACCGCGCGGCCTCGGCGACGGGAGCGGCGGCATGACGGCCATCCTCTCGATCGACGATCTCACCGTCGACATCGGGCGTCCCCTCGTGAAGGGCGTCTCGCTCGAGCTCCACCCCGGCCGCATCCAGGGCCTCGCGGGCGAATCGGGTTCGGGCAAGACCCTCACGTCGCTCGCGGTCCTCGGGTTGCTTCCGCGCCAGGCGCGTACCGGCGGGTCCATCCGGCTCGGTGACACGGAGATCCTCGGGAAGCGCCGGCGCGAGCTCAACCGCATCCGTGGGCGCCGCATCGCGATGGTGTTCCAGGACCCGTCGTCGGCCCTCCACCCGCAGCTCACCGTCGGCCACCAGCTCACCGATCACATGCGCACGCACCTCGGGCTGAACCGCGCGGATGCCCGGGCGCGTGCCGTGGAGATGCTCGAACGCGTCGCCGTCCCGGGCGCCTCCGATGCGCTGGGCCGCTACCCCCACCAGTTCTCCGGCGGTCAGCGCCAGCGCATCTCGATCGCGATCGCCCTCGCGTGCGACCCCGACGTGCTGCTCGCCGATGAGCCGACCACCGCACTCGACGTGACCGTGCAGGCCGGCATCCTCCAGCTGCTGCGCGAGCTCGCGACCGAGCGCGAGCTCGCCGTGCTGCTCGTGACCCACGATCTCGGCGTCATGAGCGCCGTCGCCGACGAGGTCGCCGTGATGCGCGACGGACGCATCGTGGAGGCCGCCGACCGTGCGACGCTGTTCGCGTCCCCGCAGCACGACTACACGCGCGGGCTGCTCGCGGCACTGCCGGGATCGCGGATCGAGCCGGAGGCCCGCACCGACGCGGAGACGCGCACCGAGGGGGACGACGCATGAGTGAGCGGATCGTGTTGGACGCGCGCGACATCGTCGTCCGCTACCCGGGTTCGCCGCCCGTCGTCGCCGTGGACGGAGTCTCGCTGCGCATCGCGGCGGGCGAGACCGTCGCCCTCGTGGGCGAGAGCGGC
Proteins encoded in this window:
- a CDS encoding ABC transporter permease gives rise to the protein MSARLPAQRPGDALAAGGWRTRLRWPRAWRSPLGIIGAVIALAWIVVAFTASWWVPFDPLAQNLPRLQEPGIDTLLGTDGNGRDIFSRLMTGATVTIPLALMLVVAAMVIGTIMGAVAGYVGKWVDETLMRLTDLVMAFPTVILAMVIAASLGPSLFNAVIAAIVVSWPQYARVTRSLVLGLRGQNYVIAGRLLGRSPIKSLLVDILPNIVGPMLVLATLDIGAAILLLSGLSFLGLGAQPPTAEWGSMISSAIQNFDAWWLGVFPGLAILTVVAAFNFLGDALRDVLDPTAEVARENQADRAASATGAAA
- a CDS encoding Lrp/AsnC family transcriptional regulator; the encoded protein is MSYKILTVLRDNGRISIAALADQVGISRASAYSRVEALVRDGVITGFSARVDPAKAGLSICALVFVTVLPQSWVSFREKVVEMPDVEYCVITTGEHDAMVLIRATDVGGVHAFATGVIAMLPEVRTVVSVVVLDEFVRKPFVLPTDIPERPETARLGMTRWTPAAEGRDAMAARP
- a CDS encoding ABC transporter permease; this translates as MTTTTPRLRARARSPLARYLLRRAGTSVLLLIGVTIVTFTLTNLVPGDPVSAALGEGAAQNPETREAFIKAQGLDQPFFVQYVVYMGNLLRGDLGTSLVTGRAVTADLSSAVPATVEIALAAIIVSLAVSIVLGTLAAYRRGLVADQVVRVVTLVGLSVPTFWLALVSFYLFFLQLRIAPGSGRISASITPPPPVTGMYTIDYLLNGDGVGFVDAAAHLALPVMVLSLVTIGLLTRFIRTSVLEVLASDYVRAARAKGLSGLRVVLDYVLRGASLPILTIVGVAFGALLSGTVLVESVFSWPGLGTYAYNSARNLDLPGIMGVGLVVGVIYLVINFVVDLLYGVLDPRVRLA
- a CDS encoding ABC transporter ATP-binding protein, with the translated sequence MTAILSIDDLTVDIGRPLVKGVSLELHPGRIQGLAGESGSGKTLTSLAVLGLLPRQARTGGSIRLGDTEILGKRRRELNRIRGRRIAMVFQDPSSALHPQLTVGHQLTDHMRTHLGLNRADARARAVEMLERVAVPGASDALGRYPHQFSGGQRQRISIAIALACDPDVLLADEPTTALDVTVQAGILQLLRELATERELAVLLVTHDLGVMSAVADEVAVMRDGRIVEAADRATLFASPQHDYTRGLLAALPGSRIEPEARTDAETRTEGDDA
- a CDS encoding ABC transporter substrate-binding protein yields the protein MIAPRRLAPIALGTAALFALAGCSGGNSANTDDGPSSGGSLVIDTAFSIETTDPGHTYDPTGNMVAKALYETLVDFEGSDVTTPVPGLASWEQNDDATEFTFTLEDGRTFSDGSEITADDVVFSLQRIQGMVDAKPNFLLAGLTIEKTDDSTVTITSETPILQLPAILANPALGIVNADVVEENGGTTDGSDSAQSFLDGESAGSGPFVLDTLDLTSQVVLTKNPEYTGDEEPAYDRVVIRNVTESATQLINLQGGDTMVAMDLNGDQVEGLDDGFTVDSVPSGQTIFLLLNQSADVAGDLANVDIAEAVRYGLDYDALLELAGAGATQATGVIPTGFEGALGEGVTQDLDRAKAALEASGYDGQTLRLQFPNDYPVGGVEFTPLAERIQSQLAEIGLNVELAPAPFATELDAYVNGTEGFGLWFWGPDYADSANFLPFAPGLKVGLRAGWDAAANPEIADLAASAASATDVDERTADFTAFAEAMQEEGPFVPLIVPGRNIATADSVTGAVYNSVWDVDIAEITPAG